The sequence AAATCCACTGACTTGTGGTTGCACAGGTATCACTTGGGGCATGATTTGAAGACCATGTCACTGCACAGGTGTAATTGAGGTCATAACTTGGCCTCTTGATTCTTTTTATTAGTAAGGGTACATGAGAAGGAAAAACCTCAGGTTGACTTTCATACCCAGGGTGAATTTGTAGGGCTGGCATTTAGTAAAAAAAGACTGGAGGGGGAAGCAGTTTCTTGTAAACTATGCAGAGTTGCTCAGAAATTAAGAAAACAATCATGGAATCCCATAATGCCAAGTTTAGAAACTTATTTTTCAGAACAGAATCTTAACTCAAAGATCCTCCTGGATTTAAGGTGCTATAAAAGTGTAGGGTAGCAACAGTAGTGAAATGAAGATGGGGAGTATTTTGAAGATTGTCTGGAAAACAATTGTCCAAGaaatagtctttaaaaaaaaaacaaaagtaggTATGATATGGAAGAGtcggaataaatggccagtttcgGCATGGAAAGAGGTAATACTGGAATAGCCCACAGATCAGATGCTCAAACTGAAGTTTGACATTTATTCCCAAACTGGAAGAAGGGGTAACATTATGCCGACAACTTTGCAGAGAACATAATTAAGTCAGCCAAGATCAAGGAGGATTGTAAGATGCACCAAAAGGACTCAAGAGAACAGCAGGCAACATAATGTTAGTTGAATTTCAATTTAGAAAAGTGCAAGATGATGCAAATTGGAAGGAACAATTTAATCTACTTTTACACTCTGTGTTACTTATGCAAAAATTGGTTAAGTGTGGTGTTTAATCTGCCTCTCTTCTTTTTTATCTTCCCTGACAGCCTAATCACTGTTGGTTACATTTGATGGTGCCTGAGTTTTCAAAGAGTCTGCATAATCTTCTGCAAAAATTTTCAGATATGTCTGATGTTTTAAGCAACTATTCAATCATCAATAATCTCACGAGGATAATCAATGATATTATGTCATGTCTAGATTCTGAGAAAAATAAGGTAATCTTCTCAAAGAGCATTTTCCCCTTTATACTGCACAATTATATCTGAATTTTTGTAGCAGAGTACATGAcatgtacaaaaaaaaaccctacaaccAAGGCTACTTCAGGTTCTATATTCGTTGTTTCAATTCCTGTTCAATGCAACTACTACTTCCCCTTTAAAGATGTACTGAGTACAATGGAGAGATGTTAGCTATTGGCTACATCAAGTGAGAGAAAAGGTATAAGATAAGGCTAGGATTTTGTCACGGAGATCacaaagtcatggaatctgtgacttccagagacctctgtgacatcagccctggggcagcagagctggagctgtcagccaggACCTGCCGCTCCCAGCTGCCAGCGCAGTGGGATGCTCCGAGAGGAGTTCCAGGCCTCTGCGGGTCATGGGGTCCCCTCCAGGCTCCAAGCTGAGGCCCCTGCAGCTGCTCCGCCGCCGCTGCCATGGGCGGCGTGGGGACCTTAGAGCCCCAGCAGCGTTGTGTGTTGGATCCTACCCTATCCTTCTCCCTACCCATTTTgttatggatatttttagtaaaatcacGTACAgatcacaggcttctgtgaatttttgtttcttgTCCATGACTTGTCTGTCCCTTTTTtgctaaaaatatccctgacaaaatcttagctttaGGTATAATCACTTAAAAAGCCTCAGAGGGATTACAACGTATAGGATGACCAAATAAACAGATATATTCAATATGTTGTCAGTGCATAGTCCAAACATTTAACTCTCATTCTCAAGGTAAATCAAACAAGCATGAATCATTTTGCATCTAACTTACACTGGAATCCTGAGCATAATTACTAATTTCAATCTAAAAATATCTGAAAAAGACTGCGATAAACTAGTAagattatgacaggtttcagagtaacagccgtgttagtctgtattcacaaaaagaaaaggagtacttgtggcaccttagagactaaccaatttattagagcataagctttcgtgagctacagctcacttcatcagatgcatatcgtggaaactgcaaagtctgctgcagtttccacgatatgcatctgatgaagtgagctgtagctcacgaaagcttatgctctaataaattggttagtctctaaggtgccacaagtactccttttcttttttagtaagaTTATATTAATCAGTCAATTTCAGAAACCTTCATATTGAATTAATGGACCTTTAACCAAGGACAATTATACATGATAGTGGACCTCCCTAATTCCAGTAGTTGCTGGAAGTGCTCCAGGAATCTCACTCCAGGAGTCTGATTCTAGCCTTATTAGGAATGAGAGTAATAAAAGACTTATTTTTGTTAATAAGTTTTATGTGTAAGCCCTGATATATCTAATTGTATTCTGAGTAACATTGCCCAGCTTTGAGTACTCTGTGTATGAGTAAATGGTTTTGTTAATAATTACTTAATTAAAAGTACTAAGTGTGAGATCcaggccctgttgaagtcaaggatttcaccctatagttaccttccatcagtagatcttaaACCACTTACAAAGGTGGGCAAGTgcaattatttccattttacagagagaaacagatgcacagagaggtgaaatgacttgcccagtatCATACAGCAAGTCTATGGCAAACCTCAGAGTAGAACCTGATCTCCTGACCTGCAGTCAGGTGCATTATTTAGTTGCTGTGATGATGATTGCATGTTAGGGTTTTAGTTACCTTTCCATTACAATCCTAATTTTGTCCTTTAGCACACACCCAAATGTATCTATCTCAGCAAATTCAATCTATGAATTTGCCATGGTCTGCTGGTAcaagatactttttttttaaattaaatgtgatTTTACTTAAATTTTTTGTCTTAAAAGAAAGGCTTTTAGataaatggaaatgaggatagTAATCTCTGTAATTTGAAGGAACTACTTCAATAGGTAATTTTGTTTCCTGGAAGAAGAATGAACCTAGATCTATCCTTgtaacaagaaaaagaaaacaaactgaagaaCTACCCACTAGGAAGTTTTCTTGGTGCATGATTTAAAGATGCTCTTGTCCCTGCCACACTTATTAGGACCAAAAACTAGCCCCTGGCCAAACTTGAATTGCTGGGATAAGTAACAGCTGCCATTAAAGATAAgggtaggtttaaaaaaatatcattaaCAGGGATCTCAGAGTCTTCAGTTAGTTTGGCACAACATATTATCCATCAGGCTTCACAATTATGGAGTCCCTCTCTTATTTTTAGATGCACTCCAGAGAGGCAGGCTGACACCAATAGTGGAACTTGGACCACAGTTACTTGTTTCAATATCCAAAACACTTATGCTGGTAACGCTGAATGTATTGTGTTCCTGTTTCACATTATAATGGTCAAGCAAAGCCTTATAAAATTCCACACACCCAGGAACAAAcaactctttttaaaattaagaattaaaatctcatgggtggttgtttttttcccccatcattaGGGTAAGATGGGTGAGGAGATTTCAAGCCTAGGCTGTACATTTTTGTGACAATTTTTCAAGAGTGGATTAACAGTGCTAACTTTGCAAAGTGAAATAAATTAATTCAAAATCCTGGGATCAGAGCTTTTGGTATTTTTAAGGTTGAGATCTCCTGAAGTAAAGCAGAACTCTGCATCTTAAATGTTAACTTAATTTCTGTGTCACCTGTTGGTATTCCTTGGTAAAGTACCCATTGTCTATCTCTTAGGCCAGATTTACCAAAATGAGTATTTGtctggacttttaaaaaatagaattctgtattttttccctagaattttagaaaagaaaatcttcatCTTTATGAAGAAGGCAGGTTCATTCCTGAAGAATTCTTTAGGTACTTTAACAGCACCATTGAAGTCTACAAGGATTTTGCAGAAACATCAGATCATAGTGACTGTGTTCTGCCGTCAACAACAGAAACACCAGAGAACAGTAAGATCATAAAATTGTTCCTATTTTtgttgagccagatcctcaactggtgtaaatttgatgtaactcctttgaagtcaataaagTTAAGTCAGTTCAGAGCGTCTGAGGATCTGATCAATTAGCTTCATGTTTTTTACTATCTGTGACAGCGACTAATAATGTCAAGGCTGAAGTCCCACTGCTAGTACTATAGAACTAAGCCTGATAGCAAAACTGACATCATTACATACCATCGTTTATTAACACAGCCTACAGTTATTTCAGTGTATGTGCTCAGATTGTTTTCACATCAACAAAAATATCCTGGGTTGTTCTTTTACAATGTTCTTAGTGCTGCATTTTATCTTGCACTTGACTTTTTCTTAACTGTGACAGTTTGAtctttttgaaaatgtctttGTGGATACTGGGCCAATTCAGAGGCGATATGTAAGGTGGTATAGGTTAAGCATTGGTAAGCAGGTCTAAAGGAATTTAAGGTGGCATAGTTTATAGGCTGAGTGTCTGGAACGAAGTGTAAATAGCACCAGTTGAAAatcatctctgaatttggcccattcccACTAAAGAGTATCATGGATTTATGATAGTCTTAACAAGCTCAGGTTAGATTCCTGTGGTTTCATATACTTGTTCCCATTGCAGTCCTTAATGAATGGATGTTTTGAATTTCTTAAATTTTGTTGCCACCGTGATGATtcttaattaattgttttaattaggGCAACATATCCAGTTGCACAGTTACACCAATAAGAACTGGAAGTACTTTAGGCCTGGATACACACAGAGGCTgaagtgttgcaacacctaacatTTTTagacacctagaaaatcacaggaacaacaatgCAATCTACAAAGCCCGAGTTTGCtactaggctccctatacaatgaatggggagagacagacacctaAGAATAGGACCCTCAAAAGTCAGTAGGAAGGAGCTGCATACActaaccaatgggagatgctgacaagcAGGGTGTGTCCTAAACCCTGCCCCTTTCATGGACTTAGGCACATCTCTGCTAGTGATCCATAACTGGGAACCCCTCACCTGGAGTAGGTGGTTTTGGCGCCTCGgttgtttcttgtgagaatgaatTAGGCACCTGCCTCACTCCATGCAAAGTAGCCGAGGTGTTGGTGCCCACACTGTAACTTTTAGTCATTAGAGTATTCATCTGGGATGTGAGACACATGCAGGTTCAATTCCACCCTCAGgtagagggggagaaaggatttgaagagggCTCTTCCATGATTCTCAGTGATTACAGCACTTTCCTGAGAGGTGGAAGATATGGAAGTGGGTAGGGTTCCCATTGCCCCTGACCCCTGttgcctcccccagcccactaCCCAGCCCCTCACTGCACCCTTGACCCACTgccttgccccttccccccattgcCTCAAGCTCTCTTccacagccttgcaccccagGGCTTCCCCactccttgcctcttgaccacaatgctctgggcagtcTTCCTCCATAAAGCCAGCCTTGGATAGGACATTGCTGTtcaaaacctctctctccccctgtatGTGAGGAGGTGAAATGGAACCTcggtttcccacatcccaagtgagtgttctaaccactggactaaataTTATAAGGTGACTACCGCCACCTCCTCGTCCagacagattttgaatgggacccaatccagtagttggcctctgagcacacctactagATCAGGCTCCTCAGGGGAGATAGGTTCACTCTGAGCATCAGGCAGGAGATAGCCATCTAGGTGCTTAATCAAGGCAGCAGTGTGCAAGCCCAGAAGCAGAAACTTAGTTACCTAGGGAACTCTTACTTcaaaaacttaggtgccaagTGTGTTTAGGTGCTACAGGGTAAGGCAGCAGCCAGGCAAGGGTTTAGTCAATCACAGTGACATctaaaatgggatttaagcacctaaatctggtgtttaggtgccttaatacctttgtggatccagcCCCTATAGCCATAATCTAATATCATATGTTAACTGATCAGAGTAGCCCTCTTGCCAAGTGCCTTACGTAAGGGGAACTGTATTTTAAGTTGCATAATACTGACACTCATTTTCTATTTAGATCCAAGAGTCAGTGTAACAAAACCATTTTTGTTACCTCCTGTTGCTGCCAGCTCCCTTAGGAATGATAGCAGTGACAATAACAGTAAGTACAAATTATATAATGGACTGATGATATAGGTATATGAACTGATATATGTATATTTccatttaacacttttttttatgagcacttagaggaaagtagCCTTAACCATGCAAAGCAATTGGATCATTATAATGTCTGATGGTACATCGTATTATCTGTAATTACACCAAAATGAAATGACCTGATTCAGTCAGACTCCAGGGATGCCATACAATTACAACTATGTGGTGACTTTCAAAAATGACAGAATGCAAATCTCTGCACTCTGATTTTTTAGTGCCTTTAAGACTCAAACCATGTGACCTCAACCAACATGCCTTCCCcaacatttaattttaatggaCAGAAAATGAAACCGTTCCAAACTACTACTGAAATTTTCTTAAATTGGCATCATGACACTAATACTGTTGCTTTACTATGTCAATTTTGATAATACTGAACTAGTGATTTGGATACAGCATATTCTAATAGGCCACGTTCAGATGGACTCATTTTCCCGTCTTCCCAATCTTTGTACAACTCCCAGTTTAATGGGTGTATTTTTAAGGGGTGAAGTTACACcccgttacctagggaggtggtagaatctccttccttagaggtttttaaggtcaggcttgacaaagccctggctgggatgatttaactgggaattggtcctgcttcgagcagggggttggactagatgaccttctggggtcccttccaaccctgatattctatgattctacacatATTTAAATATAGATGTTCTGTAGTTTAACTTAGTTAAAATTACTGCAGACTTAGAGGGTGTTTTTTAGTCTTTACAGCAacttaaacaaaataaattttagaTCTAGTAAATCCTGAGCTGAGGGGATTAACACAAAACCAACAAACTCTTAGTATGTTATTTAAATCAAGCATTTGATTTCTTACCTCCGGAGAGTGAGGGGTCTGTCAGAGCCTGATGGAGACTGAGGTGTTGCTCTaatatttgttgcagaagttagaGCAGTACCTGGGTGGACATCCAGAGCCCTGATTTCAGTGTCCTGCCTGTAGGAGAGAAAGAGGTTTCCCATCTTCTGCCCTAATAAATTATCTGTGGAAGGCATTGGGAACATCACTGAATCTGCCGACTGCTGCATTGGAATGAAAAGAAAAGTCATCAGGTATTTGCAGGAACTGCAGTGAGACTGGAAATGGGAAGGAGAGTTTACACTGGGGAACAAAAGTAACTCTCCATTAGTAACTTCTGGCTTGATACCAGGAACTACTACTTTCTTGCCAGCATCCCAGGTTGTAACAGTATTATTTCCCTAGCTCTTTTTCTGCACCAACAGCTGTGACATGCTGTAAGTCTCTTTCCAGCTCTTTCCATATACTTCCCATGTAACTGGGGTGACTAAATATGTGGTATGGTGGGATGAATGGTGCTGCTCCTGCTGAGGAACGCACAGGGAGAGAGAAGCCTGTGGCAGCCTGCCTTGCTGATGAGCAAGAAAGCAACTCCTGGCCACGAGACAGGAGAAGTTACTAAGAGAAAGGCacttccccccccactccctaggGGCCCTTACACAAACTGACTCTTGGCTGCCTACATTTCTGCTCCCTGCTTGGCTTGTGGCTCTGCACACCAGCCCCTAgtttccagaaagaaaaggagtacttgtggcaccttagagactaaaatttgagcataagctttcgtgagctacagctcacttcattggattcaaccgatgaagtgagctgtagctcacgaaagcttatgctcaaataaatttgttagtctctaaggtgccacaagtactccttttctttttgcgaatacagatgaacatggctgctactctgaaacctagtttccAGAAGATTCTCACCCTCACCCACCATTGCCACTTTCAGATATTAGGCTCTCCCTGCCCTGTTGCTGTCTCTTTAGGAGGTGTGTTTAGGGGAGATTTAGGGTAGGTCTGCACTTCaagtgtaattcccagcttgaggagacatgtCTGCACTAGTTCTCATTGAGCTAACtgactaaaaatagaagtgtagctgccGTAGCACAAGTGATGGAAGGAACTCCCTGCCCTGAGTACAGTTCCATCCCAGACACCAGACACACAATCAGATGGCTAGCTCCTCCTGCCACTCATGTCTATGCTCTATTTTTAGCTGCTAGCGCATTCTGTGATagcgtagaatcatagaatatcagggttggaagggacctcaggaggtcatctagtccaaccccctgctcaaagcagggccaatccccatttttttccccagatccctaaatggccccccttaaggattgaactcacaaccctggatttagcatgcaaatgctcaaaccactgagctattcctcccccagGTATGCATGTCTCCTCAGCCTGGGAATCAAAACCCTAGCTCCAACTGTAGATAAACCCATTGTGTAGAGCCTTCATTCCCTAGATCTGCAGTTAAGTAGGATTGGGACAAA is a genomic window of Lepidochelys kempii isolate rLepKem1 chromosome 1, rLepKem1.hap2, whole genome shotgun sequence containing:
- the KITLG gene encoding kit ligand isoform X4, whose translation is MKKTQTWIITCFYLQLLLLNPLVKAQSPCGNPVTDDVNDITKLVGNLPNDYRIALRYVQKMDTLPNHCWLHLMVPEFSKSLHNLLQKFSDMSDVLSNYSIINNLTRIINDIMSCLDSEKNKNFRKENLHLYEEGRFIPEEFFRYFNSTIEVYKDFAETSDHSDCVLPSTTETPENNPRVSVTKPFLLPPVAASSLRNDSSDNNKEALDFISSPSLKGISIALPSLFSLLIGFTLGAVCWKKTHRTPRPESDETAQCNNCQEDNEISEKKQFHRLR
- the KITLG gene encoding kit ligand isoform X5 translates to MKKTQTWIITCFYLQLLLLNPLVKAQSPCGNPVTDDVNDITKLPNHCWLHLMVPEFSKSLHNLLQKFSDMSDVLSNYSIINNLTRIINDIMSCLDSEKNKNFRKENLHLYEEGRFIPEEFFRYFNSTIEVYKDFAETSDHSDCVLPSTTETPENNPRVSVTKPFLLPPVAASSLRNDSSDNNKEALDFISSPSLKGISIALPSLFSLLIGFTLGAVCWKKTHRTPRPESDETAQCNNCQEDNEIRRRPWCTPHNFLPSCCLNEGPRCSSVS
- the KITLG gene encoding kit ligand isoform X2 — its product is MKKTQTWIITCFYLQLLLLNPLVKAQSPCGNPVTDDVNDITKLVGNLPNDYRIALRYVQKMDTLPNHCWLHLMVPEFSKSLHNLLQKFSDMSDVLSNYSIINNLTRIINDIMSCLDSEKNKNFRKENLHLYEEGRFIPEEFFRYFNSTIEVYKDFAETSDHSDCVLPSTTETPENNPRVSVTKPFLLPPVAASSLRNDSSDNNKEALDFISSPSLKGISIALPSLFSLLIGFTLGAVCWKKTHRTPRPESDETAQCNNCQEDNEISMLQQREKELLQV
- the KITLG gene encoding kit ligand isoform X3 — translated: MKKTQTWIITCFYLQLLLLNPLVKAQSPCGNPVTDDVNDITKLVGNLPNDYRIALRYVQKMDTLPNHCWLHLMVPEFSKSLHNLLQKFSDMSDVLSNYSIINNLTRIINDIMSCLDSEKNKNFRKENLHLYEEGRFIPEEFFRYFNSTIEVYKDFAETSDHSDCVLPSTTETPENNPRVSVTKPFLLPPVAASSLRNDSSDNNKEALDFISSPSLKGISIALPSLFSLLIGFTLGAVCWKKTHRTPRPESDETAQCNNCQEDNEIRQPTVPCLLHK